In the Colletotrichum lupini chromosome 1, complete sequence genome, one interval contains:
- a CDS encoding 40S ribosomal protein S8 — MGISRDSRHKRSASGAKRAYYRKKRAFEAGRQGANTRIGPKRVHTVRTRGGNHKYRALRLDSGNFAWASEGCTRKTRVIGVAYHPSNNELVRTNTLTKSAVVQIDAAPFRQWYEAHYGQNLGRRRQQKQQAAAGVKEEETKKSKSVEKKQAERYAAEGKVENALEKQFEAGRLYAVVSSRPGQSGRCDGYILEGEELAFYQRKLHK; from the coding sequence GGAAGAAGCGCGCTTTCGAGGCCGGTCGCCAGGGTGCCAACACCCGTATCGGCCCCAAGCGAGTCCACACCGTCCGCACCCGCGGCGGCAACCACAAGTACCGCGCCCTCCGCCTCGACTCCGGTAACTTCGCCTGGGCCTCCGAGGGCTGCACCCGCAAGACCCGTGTCATCGGCGTCGCCTACCACCCCTCCAACAACGAGCTCGTCCGCACAAACACCCTGACCAAGTCCGCCGTCGTCCAGATCGACGCCGCCCCCTTCCGTCAGTGGTACGAGGCCCACTACGGCCAGAACCTCGGCCGTCGCCGCCAGCAGAAGCAGCAGGCCGCCGCCGGCgtcaaggaggaggagaccaAGAAGTCCAAGTCCGTCGAGAAGAAGCAGGCTGAGCGCTACGCCGCCGAGGGCAAGGTCGAGAACGCTCTCGAGAAGCAGTTCGAGGCCGGTCGCCTGTACGCCGTTGTCTCCTCCCGCCCCGGCCAGTCCGGTCGCTGCGACGGATACATCCTCGAGGGTGAGGAGCTCGCCTTCTACCAGCGCAAGCTCCACAAGTAA
- a CDS encoding TBC domain-containing protein: MSQPDEPVATVSPEVTKETKETKEKRLSTDSDSDSDKENQDAFEDAVVDVAEVAEVRSLTQRTPSVSKPPPAEETEPESPKKEEHTEEDRVEAPAAPPSPTPDDHFVDEDFVSDHEDVDIKRKASPVSHRLSNTSNLDDVKLDDDHPAPHEEPETKAISPVEEKPLPPKKISISSITGALPSMPWSPPAEPSPAKSPVVPAAPPPQAASSAALPPPPGPPTRKLTSPFSWLSRNSTSKEKETSPPPQASPRRNTASSIATLTSNPEMSLGRLDEEKEGGIPRHSLKDRFKMVRLREEAGVTLPSDDDKPVPPPKGLGLITPPAQNGTDKELGADQAPKSPLPTTPNPALAPGTVSGVSAGPSDMSDSQVDWDLWQSVVYEGPAVVQRTSAEELNKAIASGIPNAIRGVVWQVLAQSNNEELEIMYRELVARGIDKEINRNSHSTVSSSSNGTLSIQNDIVNSSSSSVHSEHSAANGMPSPHEKSAETVLKAQQAATAARQKKQKEDTAMLQKLEKTIRRDMGARTSFSKYAAAAGLQEGLFGVCKAYALFDEGVGYAQGMNFLIMPLLFNMTEEEAFCLLVRLMNHYHLRDLFIQDMPGLHKNLYIFERLLEDYEPALYCHLRRRSISPHLYATQWFLTLFAYRFPLQLVLRIYDLILSEGLSAILRFGIVLMQKNASNLLAISDMQQLTVFLKDKVFDAYIDTAPSAGSILENGFFGSSSASMDKEVYRADQLVRDACDLNITPEILKTYTTEWEEKTKAEKDREAELEGLRTANINFAVKVRKLEERVEAYDSEQAALATELVHTKVENEELKDENESLKGQVRELRNVIEKQPEELENAWKAEREDLMKRNLKVHEENEKLEKEMAELEEELVQTKMQYAEINSQHETLNRKWTDLKRQFA, from the exons ATGTCCCAGCCAGACGAGCCTGTCGCGACCGTTTCTCCTGAAGTCACCAAGGAGACCAAAGAGACCAAGGAGAAGAGACTCTCGACTGACTCCGACTCCGACTCTGATAAGGAGAAT CAGGATGCCTTCGAAGATGCCGTTGTTGATGTCGCCGAGGTAGCTGAGGTGCGTTCTCTTACTCAGAGAACGCCCTCCGTCTCCAAACCACCACCCGCCGAGGAAACGGAACCTGAATCCCCGAAAAAGGAGGAGCACACTGAAGAGGACAGGGTGGAAGCACCAGCAGCTCCGCCTTCACCAACACCAGACGATCACTTTGTCGACGAGGACTTTGTGAGCGACCATGAGGACGTGGATATCAAGCGCAAAGCTTCCCCCGTATCCCATCGACTTTCCAATACCTCAAATCTGGACGACGTCAAGCTCGACGACGACCACCCTGCCCCACATGAGGAACCAG AAACGAAAGCCATTAGCCCGGTCGAAGAGAAGCCACTGCCGCCCAAGAAAATATCCATTAGCAGCATCACCGGCGCCCTCCCATCCATGCCATGGTCGCCGCCAGCCGAGCCATCGCCTGCCAAATCTCCCGTAGTCCCAGCTGCACCCCCACCGCAAGCCGCTTCCTCTGCCGCCCTACCACCACCCCCTGGTCCCCCGACCAGGAAGCTCACCAGCCCCTTCTCCTGGCTGTCTCGAAACAGCACAagcaaggagaaggagacctCACCGCCTCCACAGGCCTCTCCTCGTCGAAACACAGCCAGCTCCATCGCAACGTTAACAAGTAACCCAGAGATGTCGCTGGGCAGGTTAGACGAAGAGAAAGAGGGCGGCATCCCGCGACACAGTCTGAAGGACCGCTTCAAGATGGTTCGACTACGGGAAGAGGCCGGCGTCACGCTGCCATCCGACGACGATAAACCTGTGCCGCCCCCCAAGGGATTGGGTTTAATCACACCTCCCGCCCAGAATGGAACCGACAAGGAGCTTGGAGCTGATCAAGCCCCCAAATCGCCTCTCCCAACGACCCCGAACCCGGCGCTGGCACCAGGAACAGTATCTGGTGTATCGGCTGGACCCTCGGACATGTCAGACTCCCAGGTAGACTGGGATCTCTGGCAGTCCGTTGTTTACGAAGGCCCGGCGGTTGTTCAGCGGACCAGCGCCGAGGAACTGAACAAAGCCATTGCCAGTGGTATTCCTAACGCTATCCGTGGAGTAGTCTGGCAAGTATTGGCCCAGAGTAACAATGAAGAGCTCGAGATCATGTACAGAGAGCTAGTGGCCAGGGGAATCGACAAGGAAATCAACAGGAACAGTCATAGCACTGTCAGCTCGAGCAGCAACGGTACTCTCAGCATTCAGAACGATATTGTCAATTCCTCCTCATCATCTGTCCACTCGGAACACTCAGCCGCGAATGGCATGCCTTCCCCTCATGAGAAGAGTGCGGAGACGGTCCTAAAGGCGCAGCAGGCGGCTACGGCGGCGAGACAAAAGAAGCAAAAGGAGGATACTGCCATGCTCCAGAAGTTGGAGAAGACGATTCGACGAGACATGGGTGCGAGAACCAGCTTCTCCAAGTacgccgccgctgccgggCTTCAGGAGGGCCTCTTTGGCGTGTGCAAGGCGTATGCCTTGTTCGACGAGGGTGTTGGCTATGCTCAAGGCATGAACTTCTTGATTATGCCCCTTTTGTTCAACATGACAGAGGAAGAAGCCTTCTGCCTGCTGGTCCGGTTGATGAACCACTACCACCTGCGCGACCTATTTATTCAGGACATGCCCGGCCTTCACAAGAACTTGTACATCTTTGAGCGCTTGCTTGAGGATTACGAGCCAGCTTTGTACTGTCATTTGCGCCGCCGCAGCATCTCACCACACCTTTACGCCACACAGTGGTTTTTGACACTATTCGCCTATCGATTCCCCCTGCAACTGGTACTACGCATTTACGACCTGATCCTGTCTGAAGGTCTCTCAGCTATTCTGCGATTCGGTATCGTCTTGATGCAAAAGAACGCCTCCAACTTGCTTGCCATCTCGGACATGCAGCAACTGACCGTCTTCCTCAAAGACAAGGTTTTTGACGCCTACATCGATACCGCACCGAGCGCAGGCAGCATTCTGGAGAACGGCTTCTTTGGAAGCTCAAGCGCCAGCATGGATAAGGAAGTCTACCGCGCCGATCAACTTGTCAGAGATGCGTGTGATCTCAATATCACTCCCGAGATTCTCAAGACCTACACTACCGAATGGGAGGAGAAGACAAAGGCTGAGAAGGACCGTGAGGCCGAGTTGGAAGGGCTGCGGACTGCCAATATTAACTTTGCCGTCAAGGTCCGTAAGCTCGAGGAGCGTGTCGAAGCATACGATAGTGAACAGGCTGCTCTCGCAACTGAGCTGGTCCACACCAAGGTCGAGAACGAAGAACTCAAGGACGAAAATGAGAGTCTCAAGGGCCAGGTCCGTGAGCTGCGAAACGTCATCGAAAAGCAGCCTGAAGAACTCGAGAACGCATGGAAGGCTGAGCGAGAGGATCTCATGAAGCGTAACCTCAAGGTTCACGAGGAGAACGAGAAGTTGGAGAAGGAGATGGCGGAGCTGGAGGAGGAGCTTGTGCAGACCAAGATGCAGTATGCCGAG ATCAATTCTCAGCACGAGACGCTCAACCGCAAGTGGACAGACCTCAAGCGACAGTTTGCTTGA